The following proteins are co-located in the Clostridiales bacterium genome:
- a CDS encoding amino acid ABC transporter ATP-binding protein produces MEAIENHEDFNKGRCADHFSESEPILEIQHLGKKFGDNLVLLDIDFKTYPRDVICIIGASGSGKSTLLRCINMLETPSSGLVLHRGKHIPATGAHTADYRSKVGMVFQQFNLFSNLTVLDNCMLGLRKILKLPKNEARARSIKYLMKVGMAPYINAKPHQLSGGQQQRVAIARALSMEPEVLLFDEPTSALDPEMVGEVLDVMRALAKEGLTMIIVTHEMAFARDVSTRTVFMDQGIIVEDERPEVLFTRPREERTKEFLTRFMAH; encoded by the coding sequence ATGGAAGCGATAGAAAATCATGAAGATTTCAACAAAGGAAGATGTGCCGATCATTTTTCGGAAAGTGAACCAATTCTGGAAATTCAGCATCTGGGAAAAAAATTCGGTGATAACCTGGTTTTGTTAGACATCGACTTTAAAACTTATCCAAGAGATGTGATCTGCATCATTGGAGCTTCCGGTTCAGGGAAGTCAACCCTCCTGAGGTGTATCAATATGCTTGAGACGCCGAGCAGCGGACTTGTACTGCACAGAGGAAAGCACATACCTGCTACAGGAGCCCATACTGCGGACTATCGGTCAAAGGTCGGAATGGTGTTCCAGCAGTTTAATCTCTTCTCCAACCTGACCGTTTTAGATAACTGCATGCTTGGACTTCGAAAGATATTAAAACTGCCAAAGAATGAGGCGAGAGCACGCTCCATCAAGTACCTTATGAAGGTGGGAATGGCTCCTTACATCAATGCAAAGCCTCATCAACTGTCTGGAGGGCAGCAGCAGAGAGTAGCCATTGCCAGAGCATTGTCAATGGAGCCTGAAGTATTACTTTTTGATGAGCCTACCAGCGCCTTGGATCCGGAAATGGTAGGAGAGGTTTTGGATGTTATGCGAGCGCTTGCTAAGGAAGGGCTGACAATGATTATCGTAACACACGAAATGGCTTTTGCCCGGGATGTATCGACAAGAACTGTATTTATGGATCAAGGCATTATTGTTGAAGATGAACGGCCGGAAGTATTGTTTACAAGACCGAGGGAAGAAAGAACAAAGGAGTTTCTCACCCGTTTTATGGCCCATTAA
- a CDS encoding amino acid ABC transporter permease has product MGPSAPQNSWEWIVLFLDQYGSAFAKGAVLTLQIAVISTLIGCIIGFVVGMIQTIEMGKSDPLWKRITLKIVNILLAVYVEVFRGTPMMVQAMVVYYGSDALFGLNLNPILAGYIVVSVNTGAYMAETVRGGIMSVSNGQIEAAKALGFRHTATMVNIILPQALLNILPQIGNNLIINIKDTSVLNVIACSELFFTTKSVTGTYWRFFEPFLIACVIYLFMTFTLSRLLRLMEKKLQGPRSYQLVTDFMDDTYGNGSAVIDMKKGFERRR; this is encoded by the coding sequence ATGGGCCCTTCAGCACCACAAAATTCATGGGAATGGATCGTGCTGTTCCTGGATCAATATGGTTCTGCTTTTGCAAAAGGCGCAGTCCTTACCCTTCAAATCGCTGTCATCAGTACCTTGATCGGTTGCATCATAGGGTTTGTGGTCGGCATGATTCAGACCATTGAAATGGGGAAATCAGATCCCTTATGGAAACGAATCACTTTGAAAATTGTCAATATTCTTCTGGCGGTGTATGTGGAAGTGTTCCGCGGGACACCTATGATGGTTCAGGCTATGGTGGTTTATTACGGTTCAGACGCTTTGTTTGGGCTCAATCTGAATCCCATTTTGGCCGGCTATATCGTTGTGTCGGTCAATACCGGCGCATATATGGCAGAAACGGTGCGTGGCGGGATCATGTCCGTCAGCAACGGACAGATTGAGGCCGCAAAGGCTTTGGGGTTTCGCCATACAGCAACGATGGTCAACATCATACTTCCTCAAGCCTTGCTGAACATTTTGCCACAGATCGGAAACAATCTAATTATCAATATTAAAGATACCTCTGTACTCAATGTAATTGCATGCAGTGAGCTGTTTTTTACAACCAAATCTGTAACGGGAACTTATTGGCGGTTCTTCGAGCCGTTCCTCATCGCATGTGTGATTTATCTGTTCATGACATTTACGCTGTCAAGGCTGCTCAGACTGATGGAGAAAAAACTCCAGGGACCGAGAAGTTATCAGTTGGTTACCGATTTTATGGATGATACCTACGGCAACGGCTCGGCAGTCATTGACATGAAAAAAGGCTTTGAAAGAAGGAGATGA
- a CDS encoding transporter substrate-binding domain-containing protein, whose product MKKAISIILLIFLTAAVCFGLIACGTSGSGSGGEQEDVDVQKVLRVGMECNYAPFDWTQSDDSNGAVPIFGASGQYANGYDVIVAKKLAEELGYELQIHKTEWDGLIPALQTDKIDAIVAGMCMTDERKLSIDFSDVYYSADIVAITMKGNPYENAHSLADLAGAKVTTQMSTNWYDMLPQIAGAEITPALADVTAVVLSVTSGKSDAVVVDMPTAVSAQLSNPDLVILDLSEGDFAVEPGDVDMGIGIKKGNTALLDEVNSFVSKITPEDREAMMAQAAAVQPLSN is encoded by the coding sequence ATGAAAAAAGCAATTTCTATTATTTTATTGATTTTCTTAACAGCAGCGGTCTGTTTTGGGCTGATTGCATGTGGAACCTCTGGATCAGGCAGTGGAGGGGAACAAGAAGATGTGGACGTTCAAAAGGTACTGAGAGTGGGTATGGAATGCAACTATGCACCCTTTGACTGGACACAGTCCGATGATTCCAACGGTGCCGTACCCATTTTTGGGGCGTCGGGACAATACGCAAACGGGTATGACGTAATCGTCGCAAAAAAACTAGCGGAGGAACTGGGTTACGAACTTCAAATACATAAAACTGAGTGGGATGGATTGATTCCTGCACTTCAGACAGATAAAATCGATGCAATCGTTGCAGGCATGTGCATGACGGATGAGAGAAAACTGTCGATTGATTTTTCTGATGTATATTATAGTGCGGATATCGTAGCAATCACGATGAAAGGAAATCCGTATGAAAACGCTCATTCTTTGGCGGATCTAGCTGGTGCAAAAGTAACGACGCAGATGAGCACTAACTGGTATGACATGCTTCCGCAGATAGCTGGTGCTGAAATAACACCTGCTCTTGCTGACGTAACAGCTGTTGTTCTTTCCGTAACATCGGGAAAATCCGACGCTGTTGTCGTCGATATGCCGACAGCAGTTTCTGCACAGTTGTCCAATCCGGACCTCGTGATCTTAGATCTTTCTGAGGGGGATTTTGCGGTAGAACCGGGAGATGTCGACATGGGAATCGGAATCAAAAAAGGAAATACTGCATTGCTTGACGAAGTGAATTCTTTCGTATCAAAAATTACCCCTGAAGACAGGGAGGCTATGATGGCGCAAGCTGCTGCGGTACAGCCTTTATCAAACTAA
- the cls gene encoding cardiolipin synthase produces the protein MFSIAFLDMSALITGLFLINFIIALTIIFLERKNPSATLAWIMILFLVPAAGIIFYFLFSQNIARQRIFRMTKYEEAIINASLNEQITAIKRSEFVFSNPESKKWQDMIRLHQSYSESFFTQDNKITVLTDGNHKFASLLKDIRNAKQSINIMYFIVKNDSMGRLLIDALTAKAREGVEVRFLIDAMGSRQISKKHLEPFKEAGGQYAYFFPPMFKYLNLKLNYRNHRKLVVIDGAVGYLGGFNVGNEYVGKKKKFGFWRDTHLRLMGSCVQDMNARFILDWRFASKEKLVLSQAYYDEPFQAGTTGIQIVSCGPDSSKEEIKQGYLKMISSAKKNIYIQTPYFVPDASILESLKMAVLSGVDVRIMIPCMPDHMFVYWATYSYVGILLNLGAKIYIYDNGFLHAKTVCVDGEIASIGSANFDIRSFKLNFEANAFIYDAAEVYKLEAIFETDMMHSHELTKHLYRSRPVMIKFKESVSRLLSDLL, from the coding sequence ATGTTCTCCATTGCATTTTTAGATATGTCTGCATTAATAACGGGGCTTTTCCTGATCAATTTTATTATCGCACTGACGATTATATTTTTGGAAAGGAAAAACCCCTCTGCTACTCTGGCCTGGATCATGATTCTGTTTCTCGTTCCTGCGGCAGGGATTATTTTTTATTTTTTGTTTTCACAAAATATCGCACGGCAGAGAATCTTCAGGATGACAAAATATGAGGAAGCAATCATTAATGCGTCTTTAAATGAGCAAATCACAGCCATCAAGCGTAGTGAATTTGTGTTTTCAAATCCCGAATCCAAGAAATGGCAGGATATGATCAGGCTCCATCAAAGTTACAGCGAGTCATTTTTTACACAGGACAACAAGATCACGGTGCTGACTGATGGGAATCACAAGTTTGCAAGCCTGCTGAAGGATATTCGAAATGCAAAGCAATCCATCAACATCATGTATTTTATCGTGAAGAATGATAGCATGGGCCGTCTCCTCATCGATGCACTTACTGCTAAGGCAAGAGAAGGAGTCGAAGTGAGATTTTTGATTGATGCAATGGGAAGTCGTCAAATTTCGAAAAAACACCTGGAACCTTTCAAGGAGGCGGGTGGGCAGTATGCTTACTTCTTCCCACCCATGTTCAAATATCTGAACCTTAAGCTGAATTACAGAAACCACAGGAAATTAGTCGTAATTGATGGTGCAGTGGGTTATTTGGGCGGCTTTAATGTAGGAAATGAATATGTAGGAAAAAAGAAGAAGTTTGGTTTCTGGAGAGACACTCATTTGCGTCTCATGGGCTCTTGTGTGCAGGATATGAATGCAAGATTCATTCTTGACTGGAGATTTGCATCCAAGGAGAAACTGGTGCTCTCACAAGCTTATTATGATGAGCCCTTTCAAGCGGGAACTACAGGAATTCAGATTGTTTCGTGCGGTCCTGATTCGTCGAAGGAAGAAATTAAGCAGGGATATCTGAAGATGATATCTTCGGCGAAGAAAAACATATACATCCAAACTCCATATTTTGTGCCAGATGCCAGCATTCTTGAAAGCCTGAAAATGGCTGTACTGTCCGGTGTGGATGTAAGAATCATGATCCCGTGCATGCCGGATCACATGTTTGTTTACTGGGCCACCTATTCATATGTGGGGATCCTTCTGAATCTGGGTGCGAAAATTTATATTTATGACAATGGCTTTCTACATGCGAAAACCGTTTGTGTAGACGGAGAGATTGCTTCCATTGGTTCAGCAAATTTTGATATTAGAAGCTTCAAACTAAATTTTGAAGCCAATGCATTTATCTATGATGCAGCAGAGGTTTACAAGCTGGAAGCAATCTTTGAAACGGATATGATGCACTCTCATGAATTAACCAAGCATCTCTACCGAAGCAGGCCGGTGATGATTAAGTTTAAAGAGTCTGTTTCCAGATTGCTTTCCGATCTCTTATAA
- the trxA gene encoding thioredoxin, giving the protein MKDIVYLTDETYESEVMGAEVPVLVDFYADWCGPCKMIGPVIEELAAKYEGKAKICKINIDEQRKLAIANKVMSIPTLFFIKDGEVKERISGALPQNVLEEKLDALITI; this is encoded by the coding sequence ATGAAGGACATTGTATATCTAACGGACGAGACCTATGAAAGTGAAGTGATGGGAGCTGAGGTTCCTGTTCTTGTTGATTTTTATGCAGACTGGTGTGGTCCCTGCAAAATGATTGGACCTGTTATTGAAGAATTGGCCGCAAAATATGAAGGCAAGGCAAAAATCTGCAAAATCAATATAGACGAGCAGCGCAAGCTGGCAATTGCAAATAAAGTAATGAGCATCCCTACTCTATTCTTCATTAAAGATGGTGAGGTAAAGGAGCGTATTTCCGGAGCATTGCCACAAAACGTTCTCGAAGAAAAGCTGGACGCTCTGATTACTATTTAG
- a CDS encoding SoxR reducing system RseC family protein, producing MKKMADVLDVIDQSTAKVMLYKHKKCSGCGSCNKHMHPGSIVDAFNPVGAQKGDMVDVNVIKKFSIKEFLVGYVLPVASFFAGLLLGGMLFPGMNGGGFTVILAFFLLAVSIAVNVRYRRSFKPEYSVTIIKRIAPAEPRL from the coding sequence ATGAAAAAAATGGCGGATGTTCTGGATGTTATTGACCAGAGCACGGCAAAGGTGATGCTTTATAAGCATAAAAAGTGTTCCGGATGCGGTTCCTGCAATAAGCATATGCATCCAGGTTCCATCGTAGATGCGTTCAATCCTGTGGGAGCCCAAAAGGGAGACATGGTGGATGTGAACGTAATCAAGAAGTTTTCAATCAAAGAGTTTCTTGTGGGTTACGTGTTGCCTGTAGCATCATTTTTTGCAGGTTTGCTCCTTGGAGGAATGCTATTTCCGGGTATGAACGGAGGCGGTTTCACTGTTATTCTTGCGTTTTTTCTCCTTGCTGTATCCATTGCCGTTAATGTAAGGTACAGGCGGAGCTTTAAACCGGAATATTCGGTGACGATCATAAAACGAATTGCTCCCGCTGAACCCAGGCTGTAA
- a CDS encoding DUF4163 domain-containing protein — translation MFDWVKIRRAAGVILLSICLASAFWGCGGRPETTRQEGEKSWERTVPSTGINAPLMINYIVNNPLTIDEVKEGDGKEFDYTYLRISGLKDLEVQKKINDKIKSVYDQLRIQDLPPYRGVKIRVPDGYTVASEQIYASTLGNFNNILSVMLEKSAVWQPEGNQGNSNDKAFYETARYVSEMETLNFDLNTGEEFKLADLFCDNVDPSERINHYMSGYLSESGADSEGYSPRMLSGNIKMVEAFKGLSGDQKFGVYPFGLTLVFDYRTPQFDTQCAAATTVINYSDLGNVLSFAKRFYEEGSEKELYVSSEPTVKSLIGKGRVNEVSGNESFKVGNVSVSRSWRYSASLPEGMQKKLRDMRETDPRELEKINASYKALAKLNGNDDKEGSCEIYVGSYQYGNYINVTSSMNFYVMEQFAQEMDYSCYDADTLEPLKLKDVFREGFDYKPLVLQVIKEAYEEGINEDIAQEIYDKIEGFNLSSDEIYIPITKINEYGNSYDTNLYIPFSQIGCDNLEIFH, via the coding sequence ATGTTCGATTGGGTAAAAATTAGGAGAGCTGCAGGAGTTATTTTGTTGAGCATATGCCTCGCCTCTGCCTTTTGGGGCTGCGGGGGGAGGCCGGAAACCACGCGGCAAGAGGGAGAAAAAAGCTGGGAACGGACGGTTCCTTCCACAGGAATCAATGCTCCGCTAATGATCAATTATATCGTGAACAATCCTCTGACCATCGATGAAGTAAAGGAAGGGGACGGCAAGGAATTTGACTATACGTACCTGAGGATAAGCGGTTTAAAAGATCTTGAAGTGCAAAAGAAGATCAATGACAAAATTAAATCGGTTTATGATCAGCTTCGAATTCAGGATCTGCCTCCGTACCGGGGAGTCAAGATTCGCGTGCCGGATGGATATACCGTAGCCTCAGAACAAATTTATGCAAGCACTTTGGGAAATTTCAACAACATTTTATCGGTTATGCTTGAAAAAAGTGCTGTCTGGCAGCCAGAGGGAAACCAAGGGAATTCCAATGACAAAGCATTTTATGAGACTGCACGGTATGTTTCAGAAATGGAAACTCTGAATTTTGATCTTAACACCGGTGAAGAGTTTAAACTGGCTGATCTGTTCTGTGACAACGTTGATCCATCTGAAAGGATCAATCATTATATGAGCGGCTACCTTTCGGAATCAGGCGCAGATTCGGAGGGCTATTCTCCAAGGATGCTCAGCGGAAACATAAAGATGGTTGAAGCGTTCAAAGGCCTTTCAGGAGATCAGAAATTCGGCGTCTATCCCTTTGGATTAACTCTTGTGTTTGACTATCGAACTCCGCAGTTTGATACACAATGTGCTGCTGCTACAACTGTCATTAACTATAGCGATCTGGGAAATGTGCTCTCTTTTGCCAAGCGTTTCTATGAAGAAGGTTCAGAGAAAGAGCTTTACGTTTCTTCAGAACCGACTGTTAAATCGCTGATTGGCAAGGGCAGAGTGAACGAAGTCTCTGGTAATGAATCATTCAAGGTGGGAAATGTCAGTGTATCTCGTTCCTGGAGATACTCTGCATCATTGCCGGAAGGGATGCAGAAAAAACTAAGAGATATGCGCGAAACCGATCCGCGGGAACTGGAGAAAATTAATGCATCTTACAAAGCTCTAGCGAAGTTAAATGGCAATGACGACAAAGAAGGCTCCTGCGAAATCTATGTAGGCAGTTATCAATATGGGAATTATATCAACGTCACGAGCAGCATGAATTTCTATGTGATGGAACAGTTTGCCCAGGAGATGGATTACTCCTGCTATGATGCTGACACTTTGGAACCGTTGAAATTGAAAGATGTATTTCGGGAAGGATTTGATTATAAACCACTGGTGCTTCAGGTGATCAAGGAAGCATATGAAGAAGGAATCAATGAAGATATCGCTCAAGAGATCTATGATAAGATCGAAGGTTTCAATTTATCCTCTGATGAAATTTATATCCCCATCACAAAGATCAATGAGTATGGAAATTCCTATGACACAAACCTGTATATCCCTTTTTCACAAATTGGTTGTGATAATCTTGAGATTTTCCATTAA
- a CDS encoding MFS transporter, translating into MKKEITAKNTQLATILVVVITAFITTFTGSALNLSIPAMGSEFQASATLIGYIVTGYILAAAVLAVPFGRLADLTGRKRILVAGILIFALCSAGSAFVNSIQMLLTLRIVQGIGAAMIFSTNTAVLISAFSSEKRGKVLGYSIASTYIGLSAGPVVGGFLNHYFGWRSIFILTAIVSLIVFLIAAKKLPATKPQCEDQEFDILGNILYIGMITLIMFGLSAVSTLSYAKFLIVVGIVLFVLFVLHELKVKSPIVEVRLFASNIGYTFSNLAALLNYGATFALGYLLSIYLQVVMGFDSQISGLILISQPLMMAILSPYAGRLSDRISPFKLASLGMGLCALGLFSFIFISGQYPFPLIILNLVVVGIGFAFFSSPNTNAVMACVEKQDYGVASSILATMRSIGHSLSMAVVTFIVAKQMGEVTLAEADPGLLIQTMHISFIVFTCVCTVGIFISLKRKSPGQDRDK; encoded by the coding sequence ATGAAAAAAGAAATCACAGCAAAGAACACGCAGCTAGCAACGATTTTAGTTGTCGTTATTACTGCATTCATCACGACCTTTACTGGCAGTGCATTGAATCTTTCCATACCGGCTATGGGAAGTGAGTTTCAAGCCAGTGCTACATTGATCGGCTACATTGTGACAGGATATATTCTGGCTGCAGCTGTACTGGCGGTTCCCTTCGGTCGATTGGCTGATCTAACGGGACGGAAGCGGATCCTCGTTGCAGGGATATTAATTTTTGCGCTCTGTTCTGCAGGCTCAGCTTTTGTTAATTCCATTCAAATGCTTTTGACGCTGCGAATCGTTCAGGGAATTGGAGCGGCAATGATCTTCAGTACCAATACAGCGGTTCTGATCAGCGCTTTTTCTTCGGAAAAAAGAGGAAAGGTTCTGGGGTATTCTATTGCATCCACCTATATTGGGCTTTCTGCTGGGCCTGTGGTCGGCGGTTTTTTGAATCATTATTTTGGATGGCGGTCGATCTTTATCCTGACCGCTATTGTCAGCTTGATCGTCTTCTTAATCGCAGCGAAAAAACTCCCGGCAACAAAACCACAATGTGAAGATCAGGAGTTTGACATACTAGGCAATATCCTCTATATTGGAATGATCACCCTAATTATGTTTGGACTGTCGGCAGTTTCGACGCTTTCTTATGCCAAATTTCTCATTGTGGTAGGAATTGTATTGTTTGTGCTCTTTGTATTGCATGAATTAAAAGTCAAATCACCCATAGTAGAGGTGAGGCTTTTTGCCAGTAATATTGGTTACACCTTTTCAAACCTTGCCGCACTTTTAAACTATGGAGCAACCTTTGCACTGGGATATCTATTGTCCATCTATCTGCAGGTTGTAATGGGCTTTGATTCTCAGATTTCGGGGCTGATACTCATCAGCCAGCCGTTAATGATGGCAATTTTATCACCATATGCAGGGAGGCTGTCGGATCGAATCTCTCCGTTCAAACTGGCTTCACTGGGGATGGGACTTTGTGCCCTTGGCTTGTTTTCCTTTATTTTCATTTCTGGACAATATCCTTTCCCCTTGATTATACTGAATCTGGTCGTTGTGGGAATTGGATTTGCATTCTTTTCATCGCCAAACACCAATGCGGTTATGGCTTGTGTCGAAAAGCAGGATTATGGTGTGGCTTCATCTATCCTGGCGACCATGAGATCCATAGGACACAGCCTGAGCATGGCGGTCGTAACCTTTATTGTTGCGAAACAGATGGGGGAAGTTACCCTTGCAGAAGCAGATCCGGGATTGCTGATTCAGACAATGCACATTTCATTCATCGTGTTTACCTGTGTCTGTACCGTTGGTATTTTCATTTCGTTAAAAAGGAAAAGTCCCGGTCAAGACAGAGATAAATAA
- a CDS encoding ferredoxin, with protein MVINGERVPFSGEKNILSVVRKAGIDLPTLCYYSELSVYGSCRMCMVEDQRGNIITACSTPPKNGMEIKTNTPRLKKYRKNILRLYLASHNRECTTCPRNTTCKLQDLAIRFGIEEIKFDKTDKAWKDEYKIDNSSPSITRDPNKCIQCGDCVRMCNETQNVGAIDFALRGYELKVCPAFDMPLAETECVNCGQCAAVCPTGAVTIKNDVPSVWKAIYDDKKRVVAQIAPAVRVALGEEFGISKGENVMPLIVAAMRKIGFDEIYDTSFSADLTVIEETNEFLGKLESGAKLPLFTSCCPAWVSYVEEKHPELMPQVSTCKSPQQMFGSVIKAYAKDKYQDDEKETIVVSVMPCTAKKAEAGRAEFVTEGSKDVDIVLTTKGLADMIYESGIVFKELEPEALDMPFGMYSGAGLIFGVTGGVTEAVIRKVIKDKSHASINNVKFCGARGMEGIKEFDLPLEDGETVLKIAVVSGLGNAEQLIRKMEAGEAFYHFIEVMACPGGCIGGAGQPFGLRNTKRLRAESIYASDKQTQLRHADENPVIPDLYNTLLKDRTHELLHVHYHK; from the coding sequence ATGGTGATTAACGGTGAACGGGTTCCCTTTTCCGGAGAAAAGAATATTCTCAGTGTGGTTCGAAAAGCGGGAATTGATTTGCCGACTCTGTGCTATTACTCTGAACTGTCGGTATACGGCTCCTGTAGAATGTGCATGGTTGAGGATCAGCGAGGAAATATTATAACAGCTTGTTCCACACCGCCGAAAAACGGTATGGAGATTAAAACCAATACTCCCAGATTGAAAAAGTATAGAAAGAACATTTTAAGGCTGTATCTTGCATCTCATAATAGAGAATGTACTACCTGTCCAAGAAATACCACTTGTAAGCTTCAGGATCTTGCAATTCGGTTCGGTATTGAAGAGATTAAGTTTGATAAAACGGATAAGGCATGGAAAGACGAATATAAAATTGACAATTCCAGTCCTTCCATTACGAGAGATCCCAATAAGTGCATTCAGTGCGGCGACTGTGTCCGTATGTGCAACGAAACCCAAAACGTGGGAGCCATCGATTTTGCTCTTCGCGGCTATGAATTAAAAGTATGTCCTGCCTTTGATATGCCGCTTGCTGAAACAGAATGCGTCAACTGCGGTCAGTGCGCAGCTGTGTGCCCAACAGGAGCGGTTACTATTAAAAACGACGTACCTTCTGTATGGAAGGCAATTTATGATGATAAGAAACGAGTTGTAGCGCAAATCGCTCCGGCAGTCCGGGTTGCTCTGGGAGAGGAATTTGGAATCAGCAAGGGAGAGAATGTTATGCCTCTGATCGTTGCTGCCATGAGAAAAATTGGTTTCGATGAGATTTATGACACCTCATTTTCAGCGGATCTAACCGTCATTGAAGAAACCAATGAGTTTTTGGGTAAGCTGGAGAGCGGCGCAAAACTTCCGTTGTTTACTTCCTGCTGTCCGGCATGGGTCAGTTATGTTGAGGAAAAGCACCCTGAACTAATGCCCCAGGTTTCAACTTGTAAGTCCCCTCAGCAGATGTTTGGTTCTGTCATCAAAGCGTATGCAAAAGATAAGTACCAGGATGACGAAAAAGAAACCATCGTTGTATCCGTTATGCCTTGCACAGCAAAGAAAGCGGAAGCAGGCCGTGCTGAATTTGTAACAGAAGGAAGCAAGGATGTTGATATCGTACTAACGACAAAAGGACTTGCAGATATGATTTACGAATCGGGAATAGTATTTAAAGAGCTTGAACCCGAAGCCCTTGATATGCCCTTTGGAATGTACAGCGGAGCTGGGTTGATCTTCGGCGTAACCGGGGGAGTAACCGAAGCTGTAATTAGAAAGGTCATCAAAGATAAGAGCCATGCCAGCATCAATAATGTCAAGTTCTGCGGAGCCAGAGGAATGGAAGGAATCAAGGAGTTTGACCTTCCTCTAGAGGACGGAGAAACCGTCTTAAAGATTGCGGTGGTCAGCGGGCTGGGCAATGCGGAACAGCTGATTCGAAAGATGGAAGCCGGAGAAGCTTTCTACCACTTCATTGAAGTGATGGCCTGCCCCGGTGGTTGTATCGGCGGTGCCGGTCAGCCTTTCGGACTGCGAAATACCAAAAGACTGAGAGCGGAATCTATCTATGCATCCGATAAGCAGACTCAGCTTCGCCATGCAGATGAAAACCCTGTAATTCCGGACCTTTATAACACGCTCCTGAAAGACAGAACCCATGAACTGCTGCATGTGCACTATCATAAATAA